The Symphalangus syndactylus isolate Jambi chromosome 11, NHGRI_mSymSyn1-v2.1_pri, whole genome shotgun sequence genome contains a region encoding:
- the ZNF267 gene encoding zinc finger protein 267 isoform X2: protein MLENYRNLVSLGLVVSKPDLITFLEQRKEPWNVKSEETVAIQPDVFSHYNKDLLTEHCTEASFQKVISRRHGNCDLENLHLRKRWKREECKGHNGCYDEKTFKYDQFDESSVESLFHRQILSSCAKSYNFDQYRKVFTHSSLLNQQEEIDIWGKHHICDKISVFFRQGSTLNSYRDVFIEEKNYHCNNSEKALNQSSSPKNHQENYFLEKQYKCEEFQKVFLQSMHGQKKQEQSYKCNKCVEVCTQSLKHIQHQTIHIRENSYRCNKYDKDLSQSSNLRKQIIHNEEKPYRCGKCGDSFNHSLHLTQHQIIPTEEKPYKWKECGKVFNLNCSLYLTKQQQIDTGENLYKCKACSKSFTRSSNLIVHQRIHTGEKPYKCKECGKAFRCSSYLTKHKRIHTGEKPYKCKECGKAFNRSSCLTQHQTTHTGEKLYKCKVCSKSYARSSNLIMHQRVHTGEKPYKCKECGKVFSRSSCLTQHRKIHTGENIYKCKVCAKPFTCFSNLIVHERIHTGEKPYKCKECGKAFPYSSHLIRHHRIHTGEKPYKCKACSKSFSDSSGLTVHRRTHTGEKPYVCKECGKAFSYSSDVIQHRRIHTGQRPYKCEECGKAFNYRSYLTTHQRSHTGERPYKCEECGKAFNSRSYLTTHRRSHTGERPYKCDECGKAFSYRSYLTTHRRSHTGERPYKCEECGKAFNSRSYLITHQRSHTREKL, encoded by the coding sequence ATGTGTTTTCGCATTATAACAAGGACCTGTTGACAGAGCACTGCACAGAAGCTTCATTCCAAAAAGTGATATCGAGGAGACATGGGAACTGTGATCTTGAGaatttacatttaagaaaaaggTGGAAAAGGGAGGAGTGTAAAGGGCACAATGGATGTTATGATGAAAAGACTTTTAAATATGATCAATTTGATGAGTCCTCTGTTGAAAGTTTGTTTCACCGGCAAATACTTTCTTCTTGTGCCAAAAGCTATAACTTTGATCAATATAGGAAGGTCTTTACTCATTCATCATTGCTTAATCAACAAGAGGAAATAGATATTTGGGGAAAACATCACATATGTGATAAAATTTCAGTGTTCTTTAGGCAGGGCTCTACTCTAAATAGTTACCGAGATGttttcattgaagagaaaaattaTCATTGCAATAATTCTGAAAAAGCTTTGAACCAAAGCTCAAGCCCTAAAAATCatcaggaaaattattttctagaaaaacaatacaaatgtgaagaatttcAGAAAGTCTTTCTTCAGAGTATGCATGGGCAAAAGAAGCAAGAACAGTCTTACAAATGTaataaatgtgtagaagtttgTACCCAGTCATTAAAACATATTCAACATCAGACCATCCATATCAGAGAAAACTCATATAGATGTAATAAATATGATAAAGACCTTAGTCAGTCATCAAATCTTAGAAAGCAGATAATCCATAATGAAGAGAAACCATACAGATGTGGAAAATGTGGGGATAGCTTTAACCATAGTTTGCACCTTACTCAACATCAGATCATTCCTACTGAAGAGAAACCTTATAAATGGAAAGAATGTGGCAAAGTCTTTAACCTTAACTGTAGTTTATACCTTACTAAACAGCAGCAAATTGATACTGGAGAAAACCTTTACAAATGTAAAGCATGTAGCAAATCTTTTACTCGTTCCTCCAATCTTATTGtgcatcagagaattcacactggagagaaaccatacaaatgtaaagaatgtggcaaagcctttcgCTGTAGTTCATACCTTACTAAACATAAgcgaattcatactggagagaaaccttataaatgtaaagaatgtggaaaagctTTTAACCGTAGTTCATGCCTTACTCAACATCAGACAACTCATACAGGAGAAAAACTTTACAAATGTAAAGTATGTAGCAAATCTTATGCTCGTTCTTCAAATCTTATTATGCATCAGagagttcatactggagagaagccttataaatgtaaagaatgtggcaaagtcTTTAGCCGTAGTTCTTGCCTTACTCAGCATCggaaaattcatactggagaaaatatttacaaatgtaaaGTATGTGCCAAACCTTTTACTTGTTTCTCAAATCTTATTGTGCAtgagagaattcatactggagagaaaccctataaatgtaaagaatgtggcaaagcctttccTTATAGTTCACACCTTATTCGACATCAtcgaattcatactggagaaaaaccatACAAATGTAAAGCATGTAGCAAATCTTTTAGTGACTCCTCAGGTCTTACTGTGCATCGGCgaactcatactggagagaaaccctatgtgtgtaaagaatgtggcaaagcctttagttACAGTTCAGATGTTATTCAGCATCGGAGAATTCATACTGGCCAGagaccctacaaatgtgaagaatgtggcaaagccttcaaCTATAGGTCATACCTCACTACACATCAGAGAAGTCATACTGGAGAGagaccctacaaatgtgaagaatgtggcaaagctttcaaCTCTAGGTCATACCTCACTACACATCGGAGAAGTCATACTGGAGAGAGACCCTACAAATGTGATGAATGTGGTAAAGCCTTCAGCTATAGGTCATACCTCACTACACATCGGAGAAGTCATACTGGAGAGagaccctacaaatgtgaagaatgtggcaaagcctttaactcTAGGTCATACCTCATTACACATCAGAGAAGTCATACtagagaaaaactttaa